One window of Mastacembelus armatus chromosome 20, fMasArm1.2, whole genome shotgun sequence genomic DNA carries:
- the arhgap21a gene encoding rho GTPase-activating protein 21a isoform X3, with protein sequence MLTEIALVSNTRLRRSPFTFSSCLRAHSQVLKAYSQDAYLKGNEAYSGNAQNIPEPPPICYPRIEVKTTCMAQSIEPATVNDTPRGLAQGPGRRVGTTENSYRVEIPVPPSPQTQPKSQTVVCVCDENVRTAAMPPDPLDRVSRVTRAGPIHSTEEKRYGLPVDSSSARSRSLVSSVPGVAQLQYPASHPTETPLYSPSSSRPDAIYSDTLSPSVRAPLTAPSPDTFSTAISPSGNHYSPSSTGPSTSPHQNIDWRNYTTYKDYIDAKRLHTYGCRTIQERLDSLRAAANSNSAYARQHTPPPPSASQRGALGSQVRRRSTSNDRGVDAGSQRTIVTTPLRSASQERLGGGTERTVSTRIWPRSASQDALPFSTPTGVTKPRARSCDYLGQQLGEPSGVVYEDKTGSGDRLLLYWGEEARSNRQGTGVRVLPHLNRSLTAQENEERVRGLSNSPLVTSVFSKGTTDCVLQSRTDGLIMRPSRLPAKNSILDPLSFSKTTDSLKDQRPAIMAHASPLHMQLRSRSDSLKMESKSEAGLAARSSSCSGTSSKLPIQRQLQSRVVPTSSASSNTNGAVTQKPKFRENSTSTTAPIQTNGSLGEGIEGPDATVVVLRRDKNTEATHIRPPSYVQAVNDNHGGMTQKSPPLVKAGSVDGAMCWRSNDSRKEMHLRRVGETWQKPSSNNLDDSLDSIPFIDEPSSPSIDQDSTHIPASALISGAPIITTIPPSPTSTSPHIQRQLSHDQGSLHLTIIESDSGTKNERSKSYDEGLDSYQEECRGRSLIPGLKSLKKAVDRSSEDSGSRRDSSSDVFCDATKEGLLHFKQLNTDKGKRVGGGMRPWKQMYAVLRGNYLCLYKDKKEGQAHANCQTVDEPLPISIKACLIDISYSDTKRKNVLRLTTTDCEYLFQAEDREDMLAWIRVIQENSNLDEENAAFTSHDLISRKIREYNTLMSPTGSKTEPSPKPSRQSLSIRHTLLGGKGETKSSPHSPKSEQERKSMHKDETSPPKDKGTWRKGIPGLMRKPFEKKPSTGVTFGVRLDDCPPAQTNKFVPLIVEICCKLVEERGLEYTGIYRVPGNNAAISNMQEELNNKGMNDIDIQDDKWKDLNVISSLLKSFFRKLPEPLFTNDRYTDFIEANRIEDPVERLKVLKRLLHELPDHHYETLKFLSAHLKTVAENSEKNKMEPRNLAIVFGPTLVRTTEDNMTHMVTHMPDQYKIVETLIQNYDWFFTEDGNRDPVTVAQEESAVESQPIPNIDHLLTNIGRTGTSQGEVSDSPTSDSAKSKGSWGSGKDQYSRELLVSSIFAAASRKRRKSKEKPQPSSSDDDLDVVFPKKEIPGQKPNHHSLQAEAQSKIRSSPSGKPSLKQQVRTEERKENGRTVELTPKAKREHRNSLSLKEKTPPRHPSLSPSPSPNTSASFNSYQTPPHRKSSLSDPQSQLDENSSDLGTMSSGVSVPRLRSKKWTTGLPPDLSAGICIGLGSGTGASAGAEVSSITSDYSTTSSITFLTGAESSALSPELHGGEEADDERSELISEGRPMETDSESDFPVFAPGSGSCQSTPCPEQSQEKTETRGGVTAEESTTPKLEARRIFPSHKMIECDTLSRRWSLRQKTDSESSVEGAAGCGERSEGRTESSNRLSRVLEVMKKGRSTSSLSSSSRSESERPEPAWHLKITERLKFRLRTSADDMFTHKSRAPAARGKKNIRRRHTMGGQRDFAELAVINDWREQGGVDQAAELSALDRLKPRCSSQDFSIRDWIARERCRGCESNVEVAPKAVPEDDQTEAQDVASEGPPPSASPHTPPLTEEHVNSSGLQGKNKPSLGADAHPHKLSGAQVVRSRFYQYL encoded by the exons ATGCTGACAGAAATAGCGTTAGTGTCCAACACCAGGCTGAGGCGTTCTCCATTCACTTTCTCCTCATGCCTCAGGGCACACTCCCAGGTACTAAAG GCATATTCCCAGGATGCATACCTCAAAGGAAATGAGGCATACAGTGGAAATGCCCAGAACATCCCAGAGCCCCCTCCCATATGCTACCCTCGGATAGAAGTTAAGACTACGTGCATGGCTCAGTCAATAGAGCCTGCTACAGTCAATGATACGCCCAGAGGGCTGGCTCAGGGACCAGGAAGAAGAGTGGGGACCACGGAAAACAGCTACCGGGTGGAAATCCCTGTTCCCCCATCTCCTCAAACTCAGCCGAAGTCTCAGacagtggtgtgtgtctgtgatgagaATGTGCGGACAGCAGCCATGCCTCCTGATCCCCTTGACAGGGTGTCTCGAGTGACTCGGGCTGGACCCATCCACTCAACAGAGGAAAAGCGGTATGGTCTTCCTGTAGATTCCAGTTCTGCTAGATCCAGATCCCTTGTTTCATCAGTACCTGGGGTTGCACAGTTGCAATACCCTGCGTCTCACCCCACAGAAACCCCACTCTACTCTCCTTCAAGTTCTAGACCTGATGCAATCTATTCTGACACCTTATCCCCATCTGTAAGGGCCCCTCTTACTGCGCCCTCACCAGACACATTCTCCACTGCCATCTCACCTAGCGGCAACCACTACTCACCCTCCTCCACTGGCCCTTCCACTTCCCCACACCAGAACATCGACTGGAGAAACTACACCACATATAAAGACTACATTGATGCCAAGAGGCTGCACACATATGGCTGTCGCACCATCCAGGAGCGCTTGGACAGCTTGCGTGCAGCTGCCAATTCTAATTCTGCTTATGCCAGGCAACATACACCGCCTCCTCCTAGTGCCAGTCAAAGAGGGGCACTGGGCTCCCAGGTCAGACGGAGAAGCACATCTAATGATCGAGGGGTGGATGCAGGTAGTCAGCGTACTATAGTGACAACTCCATTACGTAGTGCCTCCCAAGAGAGACTTGGGGGTGGAACAGAGAGGACAGTATCAACCAGGATTTGGCCTCGGAGTGCTTCCCAGGATGCACTTCCTTTCTCTACACCCACAGGAGTCACCAAACCACGGGCACGATCTTGTGACTACCTAGGCCAGCAACTTGGGGAACCAAGTGGGGTTGTCTACGAAGATAAGACAGGGTCGGGGGACAGGCTGCTGTTGTATTGGGGAGAGGAAGCTAGATCTAACAGGCAGGGAACAGGTGTGAGAGTATTACCTCATCTAAACAGAAGTCTCACTGCACAAGAGAATGAAGAGCGAGTCCGTGGCTTATCAAACTCACCTTTAGTTACATCTGTGTTTAGTAAAGGTACAACAGATTGTGTACTACAATCTAGGACAGATGGTCTCATAATGAGACCCTCACGTTTGCCTGCCAAAAATTCCATCTTAGACCCTTTATCTTTCTCGAAAACCACAGACTCTCTTAAAGACCAAAGACCTGCCATCATGGCCCATGCCTCCCCTCTGCACATGCAGCTTAGAAGCAGGTCTGACAGTTTGAAAATGGAGAGCAAGTCAGAGGCTGGGTTAGCAGCCAGGTCCTCCTCTTGCTCTGGTACCTCCTCTAAACTTCCCATTCAGAGACAACTACAAAGCAGAGTGGTCCCTACATCATCTGCTTCCTCCAACACTAATGGAGCTGTGACCCAAAAGCCAAAGTTCAGAGAAAACTCCACTTCCACCACAGCCCCAATACAGACTAATGGCAGTCTTGGAGAGGGCATAGAAGGACCTGATGCAACAGTTGTGGTCCtaagaagagacaaaaacactgaagccACTCACATTCGCCCTCCATCCTATGTGCAAGCTGTTAATGACAACCATGGAGGAATGACTCAAAAGTCACCACCACTGGTGAAGGCAGGCTCTGTGGATGGAGCAATGTGCTGGAGGTCTAATGACAGCCGTAAGGAGATGCATCTAAGGAGGGTGGGAGAGACATGGCAAAAGCCCAGCTCCAATAACCTGGATGATTCTTTGGATTCAATCCCATTCATAG ATGAGCCATCTAGTCCTAGTATTGATCAGGACAGCACACACATTCCTGCCTCTGCTTTGATATCTGGAGCACCCATTATCACCACTATCCCACCCAGCCCTACGTCTACATCCCCTCATATTCAACGGCAGCTCTCACATGACCAAG GTTCCCTCCATCTCACAATTATTGAGTCGGATTCTGGTACAAAAAACGAGCGGTCCAAATCTTATGATGAAGGCCTAGATAGCTACCAAGAAGAATGCAGAGG GAGATCTTTGATACCTGGACTGAAAAGTTTGAAAAAG GCTGTGGACAGGTCATCAGAGGATTCGGGGTCCAGGAGAGATTCTTCATCAGATGTCTTCTGTGATGCTACTAAGGAGGGCTTGCTACATTTTAAGCAGCTAAACACAGACAAGGGCAAG CGTGTCGGAGGAGGTATGCGCCCATGGAAACAGATGTATGCTGTGTTGAGAGGCAACTACCTCTGCctatataaagacaaaaaggaGGGGCAGGCTCATGCAAATTGCCAGACAGTGGATGAGCCCCTGCCAATAAGCATCAAGGCATGTCTGATCGACATCTCCTACAGCGACACGAAGCGTAAGAACGTGCTGCGGCTGACCACAACAGACTGCGAGTACCTGTTCCAGGCTGAGGACCGAGAGGACATGCTGGCATGGATCAGAGTCATACAGGAGAACAGCAACTTGGATGAGGAA aacgCAGCCTTCACCAGCCATGACCTCATCAGCAGGAAGATCAGGGAGTACAACACCTTGATGAG TCCAACAGGCAGCAAGACGGAGCCATCACCCAAACCCTCACGTCAGTCGCTGAGCATCAGACATACACTGCTGGGAGGTAAAGGAGAGACCAAATCAAGTCCACACTCACCCAAATCTgagcaggagaggaagagcaTGCACAAAG ATGAGACCAGTCCTCCCAAGGATAAAGGCACATGGAGGAAAGGCATCCCTGGGCTGATGAGGAAGCCTTTCGAGAAGAAGCCATCTACCGGAGTCACGTTTGGAGTCAGACTAGATGACTGTCCGCCTGCACAAACCAACAAG TTTGTGCCTCTAATTGTGGAGATCTGTTGTAAGCTGGTGGAAGAGAGGGGTTTGGAGTACACAGGCATCTACAGAGTCCCAGGAAACAATGCTGCAATCTCTAACATGCAGGAGGAGCTCAATAACAAGGGCATGAATGATATCGATATCCAAGATGAT AAATGGAAAGACCTTAACGTAATCAGCAGTTTGCTCAAGTCCTTCTTCCGCAAACTTCCAGAGCCCTTGTTCACCAATG ATAGATACACAGACTTCATAGAGGCCAACAGAATAGAGGATCCAGTAGAGAGACTCAAAGTGCTCAAGAGACTG CTTCACGAGTTGCCAGATCATCATTACGAAACCCTCAAGTTCCTCTCAGCTCACCTGAAAACTGTGGCTGAAAACTCAGAAAAGAATAAG ATGGAGCCGAGGAATTTGGCCATTGTGTTTGGTCCCACTCTAGTTCGCACCACTGAAGATAACATGACCCATATGGTGACACACATGCCAGACCAGTACAAGATTGTGGAAACCCTCATTCAGAAT tATGACTGGTTTTTCACTGAAGATGGAAACAGAGATCCAGTG ACTGTGGCTCAGGAAGAAAGCGCAGTTGAGTCTCAGCCCATCCCCAACATTGACCACCTCCTTACCAATATTGGTCGTACAGGCACATCGCAGGGTGAAGTATCAG ATTCACCGACTAGTGACTCAGCTAAATCaaag GGTTCCTGGGGCTCAGGGAAGGACCAATACAGCAGAGAGCTACTGGTCTCCTCCATCTTTGCTGCAGCCAGCCGCAAAAGAAGGAAGTCAAAGGAGAAGCCGCAGCCTAGCAGCTCAGACGATGATCTGGATGTTGTGTTCCCCAAGAAGGAAATCCCTGGCCAGAAGCCAaaccaccacagcctccaggcTGAGGCACAGAGCAAGATTCGTTCTAGCCCCAGTGGGAAACCCAGTTTAAAGCAACAAGTACgaacagaagagagaaaggagaatgGGAGAACTGTGGAGCTGACCCCTAAAGCCAAGAGAGAGCATAGAAACTCTTTATCCCTGAAGGAGAAGACTCCCCCTAGACACCCCTCATTATCCCCTTCTCCATCCCCCAATACCTCTGCCTCTTTCAACAGTTACCAAACACCTCCTCACAGGAAATCATCTCTGTCAGATCCCCAATCtcagctggatgaaaacagctcaGACCTCGGGACCATGAGCTCTGGAGTGTCAGTACCACGGCTGCGTTCAAAAAAGTGGACTACAGGATTGCCCCCTGATCTTTCTGCAGGAATATGTATTGGACTGGGATCAGGCACAGGAGCATCTGCTGGCGCAGAGGTGAGCTCCATCACCTCAGACTATTCCACCACTTCTTCTATCACATTCTTGACCGGAGCAGAGTCCAGTGCCCTCAGTCCAGAGCTGCATGGGGGGGAAGAGGCAGATGATGAACGCAGTGAGCTCATTAGTGAGGGGAGACCCATGGAGACAGATAGTGAAAGTGACTTCCCAGTTTTTGCTCCAGGGAGTGGCAGCTGCCAGTCAACACCCTGCCCAGAGCAGAGTCAGGAAAAGACTGAAACAAGAGGTGGTGTTACAGCTGAGGAGAGCACTACACCAAAACTGGAAGCACGGCGCATTTTTCCATCACACAAGATGATTGAGTGTGACACTCTCTCCAGGAGGTGGTCCCTAAGGCAGAAAACAGACAGTGAATCATCAGTGGAGGGTGCAGCTGGGTGTGGGGAACGTAGTGAAGGCAGGACGGAGTCTTCCAATCGATTGTCTCGAGTCTTAGAGGTGATGAAGAAAGGTCGATCCACAAGCAGCCTCAGCTCATCCTCACGCAGTGAGTCAGAGCGACCTGAGCCAGCTTGGCACCTTAAGATCACAGAGCGGCTCAAGTTTAGATTACGTACATCTGCTGATGATATGTTCACCCACAAGAGCCGAGCTCCAGCTGCTCGTGGAAAGAAGAACATCCGGCGGAGACACACCATGGGTGGGCAGAGAGACTTTGCAGAGCTGGCAGTCATTAATGATTGGAGAGAGCAGGGTGGGGTTGACCAGGCAGCTGAACTGTCAGCTCTGGACCGCCTCAAGCCCAGATGCTCTTCCCAGGACTTCTCCATTCGGGACTGGATTGCTAGAGAGAGGTGTAGAGGCTGTGAATCTAATGTTGAGGTTGCACCCAAAGCCGTCCCTGAGGATGATCAGACAGAAGCTCAGGATGTTGCTTCCGAAGGACCTCCACCTTCTGCGTCCCCGCACACCCCGCCACTAACAGAGGAGCACGTTAACAGTAGTGGACTGCAAGGAAAAAATAAGCCCTCTCTCGGGGCAGATGCTCACCCACACAAACTCTCTGGAGCCCAAGTTGTCCGCTCACGGTTCTACCAATATCTGTGA
- the arhgap21a gene encoding rho GTPase-activating protein 21a isoform X2 — protein MAARWSDSPQDNEKSKSRVKTLFCEAKQKDGHNQSETSATASPGAEEEPFSWPGPKTLHLRRTSQGFGFTLRHFIVYPPESAVHNSLKDEENGSRGRPRNRLEPMDTIFVKQVKEGGPAHGAGLCTGDRIVKVNGESIIGKTYSQVIALIQNSDASLDLCVMPKDEDILQLAYSQDAYLKGNEAYSGNAQNIPEPPPICYPRIEVKTTCMAQSIEPATVNDTPRGLAQGPGRRVGTTENSYRVEIPVPPSPQTQPKSQTVVCVCDENVRTAAMPPDPLDRVSRVTRAGPIHSTEEKRYGLPVDSSSARSRSLVSSVPGVAQLQYPASHPTETPLYSPSSSRPDAIYSDTLSPSVRAPLTAPSPDTFSTAISPSGNHYSPSSTGPSTSPHQNIDWRNYTTYKDYIDAKRLHTYGCRTIQERLDSLRAAANSNSAYARQHTPPPPSASQRGALGSQVRRRSTSNDRGVDAGSQRTIVTTPLRSASQERLGGGTERTVSTRIWPRSASQDALPFSTPTGVTKPRARSCDYLGQQLGEPSGVVYEDKTGSGDRLLLYWGEEARSNRQGTGVRVLPHLNRSLTAQENEERVRGLSNSPLVTSVFSKGTTDCVLQSRTDGLIMRPSRLPAKNSILDPLSFSKTTDSLKDQRPAIMAHASPLHMQLRSRSDSLKMESKSEAGLAARSSSCSGTSSKLPIQRQLQSRVVPTSSASSNTNGAVTQKPKFRENSTSTTAPIQTNGSLGEGIEGPDATVVVLRRDKNTEATHIRPPSYVQAVNDNHGGMTQKSPPLVKAGSVDGAMCWRSNDSRKEMHLRRVGETWQKPSSNNLDDSLDSIPFIDEPSSPSIDQDSTHIPASALISGAPIITTIPPSPTSTSPHIQRQLSHDQGSLHLTIIESDSGTKNERSKSYDEGLDSYQEECRGRSLIPGLKSLKKAVDRSSEDSGSRRDSSSDVFCDATKEGLLHFKQLNTDKGKRVGGGMRPWKQMYAVLRGNYLCLYKDKKEGQAHANCQTVDEPLPISIKACLIDISYSDTKRKNVLRLTTTDCEYLFQAEDREDMLAWIRVIQENSNLDEENAAFTSHDLISRKIREYNTLMSPTGSKTEPSPKPSRQSLSIRHTLLGGKGETKSSPHSPKSEQERKSMHKDETSPPKDKGTWRKGIPGLMRKPFEKKPSTGVTFGVRLDDCPPAQTNKFVPLIVEICCKLVEERGLEYTGIYRVPGNNAAISNMQEELNNKGMNDIDIQDDKWKDLNVISSLLKSFFRKLPEPLFTNDRYTDFIEANRIEDPVERLKVLKRLLHELPDHHYETLKFLSAHLKTVAENSEKNKMEPRNLAIVFGPTLVRTTEDNMTHMVTHMPDQYKIVETLIQNYDWFFTEDGNRDPVTVAQEESAVESQPIPNIDHLLTNIGRTGTSQGEVSDSPTSDSAKSKGSWGSGKDQYSRELLVSSIFAAASRKRRKSKEKPQPSSSDDDLDVVFPKKEIPGQKPNHHSLQAEAQSKIRSSPSGKPSLKQQVRTEERKENGRTVELTPKAKREHRNSLSLKEKTPPRHPSLSPSPSPNTSASFNSYQTPPHRKSSLSDPQSQLDENSSDLGTMSSGVSVPRLRSKKWTTGLPPDLSAGICIGLGSGTGASAGAEVSSITSDYSTTSSITFLTGAESSALSPELHGGEEADDERSELISEGRPMETDSESDFPVFAPGSGSCQSTPCPEQSQEKTETRGGVTAEESTTPKLEARRIFPSHKMIECDTLSRRWSLRQKTDSESSVEGAAGCGERSEGRTESSNRLSRVLEVMKKGRSTSSLSSSSRSESERPEPAWHLKITERLKFRLRTSADDMFTHKSRAPAARGKKNIRRRHTMGGQRDFAELAVINDWREQGGVDQAAELSALDRLKPRCSSQDFSIRDWIARERCRGCESNVEVAPKAVPEDDQTEAQDVASEGPPPSASPHTPPLTEEHVNSSGLQGKNKPSLGADAHPHKLSGAQVVRSRFYQYL, from the exons GCATATTCCCAGGATGCATACCTCAAAGGAAATGAGGCATACAGTGGAAATGCCCAGAACATCCCAGAGCCCCCTCCCATATGCTACCCTCGGATAGAAGTTAAGACTACGTGCATGGCTCAGTCAATAGAGCCTGCTACAGTCAATGATACGCCCAGAGGGCTGGCTCAGGGACCAGGAAGAAGAGTGGGGACCACGGAAAACAGCTACCGGGTGGAAATCCCTGTTCCCCCATCTCCTCAAACTCAGCCGAAGTCTCAGacagtggtgtgtgtctgtgatgagaATGTGCGGACAGCAGCCATGCCTCCTGATCCCCTTGACAGGGTGTCTCGAGTGACTCGGGCTGGACCCATCCACTCAACAGAGGAAAAGCGGTATGGTCTTCCTGTAGATTCCAGTTCTGCTAGATCCAGATCCCTTGTTTCATCAGTACCTGGGGTTGCACAGTTGCAATACCCTGCGTCTCACCCCACAGAAACCCCACTCTACTCTCCTTCAAGTTCTAGACCTGATGCAATCTATTCTGACACCTTATCCCCATCTGTAAGGGCCCCTCTTACTGCGCCCTCACCAGACACATTCTCCACTGCCATCTCACCTAGCGGCAACCACTACTCACCCTCCTCCACTGGCCCTTCCACTTCCCCACACCAGAACATCGACTGGAGAAACTACACCACATATAAAGACTACATTGATGCCAAGAGGCTGCACACATATGGCTGTCGCACCATCCAGGAGCGCTTGGACAGCTTGCGTGCAGCTGCCAATTCTAATTCTGCTTATGCCAGGCAACATACACCGCCTCCTCCTAGTGCCAGTCAAAGAGGGGCACTGGGCTCCCAGGTCAGACGGAGAAGCACATCTAATGATCGAGGGGTGGATGCAGGTAGTCAGCGTACTATAGTGACAACTCCATTACGTAGTGCCTCCCAAGAGAGACTTGGGGGTGGAACAGAGAGGACAGTATCAACCAGGATTTGGCCTCGGAGTGCTTCCCAGGATGCACTTCCTTTCTCTACACCCACAGGAGTCACCAAACCACGGGCACGATCTTGTGACTACCTAGGCCAGCAACTTGGGGAACCAAGTGGGGTTGTCTACGAAGATAAGACAGGGTCGGGGGACAGGCTGCTGTTGTATTGGGGAGAGGAAGCTAGATCTAACAGGCAGGGAACAGGTGTGAGAGTATTACCTCATCTAAACAGAAGTCTCACTGCACAAGAGAATGAAGAGCGAGTCCGTGGCTTATCAAACTCACCTTTAGTTACATCTGTGTTTAGTAAAGGTACAACAGATTGTGTACTACAATCTAGGACAGATGGTCTCATAATGAGACCCTCACGTTTGCCTGCCAAAAATTCCATCTTAGACCCTTTATCTTTCTCGAAAACCACAGACTCTCTTAAAGACCAAAGACCTGCCATCATGGCCCATGCCTCCCCTCTGCACATGCAGCTTAGAAGCAGGTCTGACAGTTTGAAAATGGAGAGCAAGTCAGAGGCTGGGTTAGCAGCCAGGTCCTCCTCTTGCTCTGGTACCTCCTCTAAACTTCCCATTCAGAGACAACTACAAAGCAGAGTGGTCCCTACATCATCTGCTTCCTCCAACACTAATGGAGCTGTGACCCAAAAGCCAAAGTTCAGAGAAAACTCCACTTCCACCACAGCCCCAATACAGACTAATGGCAGTCTTGGAGAGGGCATAGAAGGACCTGATGCAACAGTTGTGGTCCtaagaagagacaaaaacactgaagccACTCACATTCGCCCTCCATCCTATGTGCAAGCTGTTAATGACAACCATGGAGGAATGACTCAAAAGTCACCACCACTGGTGAAGGCAGGCTCTGTGGATGGAGCAATGTGCTGGAGGTCTAATGACAGCCGTAAGGAGATGCATCTAAGGAGGGTGGGAGAGACATGGCAAAAGCCCAGCTCCAATAACCTGGATGATTCTTTGGATTCAATCCCATTCATAG ATGAGCCATCTAGTCCTAGTATTGATCAGGACAGCACACACATTCCTGCCTCTGCTTTGATATCTGGAGCACCCATTATCACCACTATCCCACCCAGCCCTACGTCTACATCCCCTCATATTCAACGGCAGCTCTCACATGACCAAG GTTCCCTCCATCTCACAATTATTGAGTCGGATTCTGGTACAAAAAACGAGCGGTCCAAATCTTATGATGAAGGCCTAGATAGCTACCAAGAAGAATGCAGAGG GAGATCTTTGATACCTGGACTGAAAAGTTTGAAAAAG GCTGTGGACAGGTCATCAGAGGATTCGGGGTCCAGGAGAGATTCTTCATCAGATGTCTTCTGTGATGCTACTAAGGAGGGCTTGCTACATTTTAAGCAGCTAAACACAGACAAGGGCAAG CGTGTCGGAGGAGGTATGCGCCCATGGAAACAGATGTATGCTGTGTTGAGAGGCAACTACCTCTGCctatataaagacaaaaaggaGGGGCAGGCTCATGCAAATTGCCAGACAGTGGATGAGCCCCTGCCAATAAGCATCAAGGCATGTCTGATCGACATCTCCTACAGCGACACGAAGCGTAAGAACGTGCTGCGGCTGACCACAACAGACTGCGAGTACCTGTTCCAGGCTGAGGACCGAGAGGACATGCTGGCATGGATCAGAGTCATACAGGAGAACAGCAACTTGGATGAGGAA aacgCAGCCTTCACCAGCCATGACCTCATCAGCAGGAAGATCAGGGAGTACAACACCTTGATGAG TCCAACAGGCAGCAAGACGGAGCCATCACCCAAACCCTCACGTCAGTCGCTGAGCATCAGACATACACTGCTGGGAGGTAAAGGAGAGACCAAATCAAGTCCACACTCACCCAAATCTgagcaggagaggaagagcaTGCACAAAG ATGAGACCAGTCCTCCCAAGGATAAAGGCACATGGAGGAAAGGCATCCCTGGGCTGATGAGGAAGCCTTTCGAGAAGAAGCCATCTACCGGAGTCACGTTTGGAGTCAGACTAGATGACTGTCCGCCTGCACAAACCAACAAG TTTGTGCCTCTAATTGTGGAGATCTGTTGTAAGCTGGTGGAAGAGAGGGGTTTGGAGTACACAGGCATCTACAGAGTCCCAGGAAACAATGCTGCAATCTCTAACATGCAGGAGGAGCTCAATAACAAGGGCATGAATGATATCGATATCCAAGATGAT AAATGGAAAGACCTTAACGTAATCAGCAGTTTGCTCAAGTCCTTCTTCCGCAAACTTCCAGAGCCCTTGTTCACCAATG ATAGATACACAGACTTCATAGAGGCCAACAGAATAGAGGATCCAGTAGAGAGACTCAAAGTGCTCAAGAGACTG CTTCACGAGTTGCCAGATCATCATTACGAAACCCTCAAGTTCCTCTCAGCTCACCTGAAAACTGTGGCTGAAAACTCAGAAAAGAATAAG ATGGAGCCGAGGAATTTGGCCATTGTGTTTGGTCCCACTCTAGTTCGCACCACTGAAGATAACATGACCCATATGGTGACACACATGCCAGACCAGTACAAGATTGTGGAAACCCTCATTCAGAAT tATGACTGGTTTTTCACTGAAGATGGAAACAGAGATCCAGTG ACTGTGGCTCAGGAAGAAAGCGCAGTTGAGTCTCAGCCCATCCCCAACATTGACCACCTCCTTACCAATATTGGTCGTACAGGCACATCGCAGGGTGAAGTATCAG ATTCACCGACTAGTGACTCAGCTAAATCaaag GGTTCCTGGGGCTCAGGGAAGGACCAATACAGCAGAGAGCTACTGGTCTCCTCCATCTTTGCTGCAGCCAGCCGCAAAAGAAGGAAGTCAAAGGAGAAGCCGCAGCCTAGCAGCTCAGACGATGATCTGGATGTTGTGTTCCCCAAGAAGGAAATCCCTGGCCAGAAGCCAaaccaccacagcctccaggcTGAGGCACAGAGCAAGATTCGTTCTAGCCCCAGTGGGAAACCCAGTTTAAAGCAACAAGTACgaacagaagagagaaaggagaatgGGAGAACTGTGGAGCTGACCCCTAAAGCCAAGAGAGAGCATAGAAACTCTTTATCCCTGAAGGAGAAGACTCCCCCTAGACACCCCTCATTATCCCCTTCTCCATCCCCCAATACCTCTGCCTCTTTCAACAGTTACCAAACACCTCCTCACAGGAAATCATCTCTGTCAGATCCCCAATCtcagctggatgaaaacagctcaGACCTCGGGACCATGAGCTCTGGAGTGTCAGTACCACGGCTGCGTTCAAAAAAGTGGACTACAGGATTGCCCCCTGATCTTTCTGCAGGAATATGTATTGGACTGGGATCAGGCACAGGAGCATCTGCTGGCGCAGAGGTGAGCTCCATCACCTCAGACTATTCCACCACTTCTTCTATCACATTCTTGACCGGAGCAGAGTCCAGTGCCCTCAGTCCAGAGCTGCATGGGGGGGAAGAGGCAGATGATGAACGCAGTGAGCTCATTAGTGAGGGGAGACCCATGGAGACAGATAGTGAAAGTGACTTCCCAGTTTTTGCTCCAGGGAGTGGCAGCTGCCAGTCAACACCCTGCCCAGAGCAGAGTCAGGAAAAGACTGAAACAAGAGGTGGTGTTACAGCTGAGGAGAGCACTACACCAAAACTGGAAGCACGGCGCATTTTTCCATCACACAAGATGATTGAGTGTGACACTCTCTCCAGGAGGTGGTCCCTAAGGCAGAAAACAGACAGTGAATCATCAGTGGAGGGTGCAGCTGGGTGTGGGGAACGTAGTGAAGGCAGGACGGAGTCTTCCAATCGATTGTCTCGAGTCTTAGAGGTGATGAAGAAAGGTCGATCCACAAGCAGCCTCAGCTCATCCTCACGCAGTGAGTCAGAGCGACCTGAGCCAGCTTGGCACCTTAAGATCACAGAGCGGCTCAAGTTTAGATTACGTACATCTGCTGATGATATGTTCACCCACAAGAGCCGAGCTCCAGCTGCTCGTGGAAAGAAGAACATCCGGCGGAGACACACCATGGGTGGGCAGAGAGACTTTGCAGAGCTGGCAGTCATTAATGATTGGAGAGAGCAGGGTGGGGTTGACCAGGCAGCTGAACTGTCAGCTCTGGACCGCCTCAAGCCCAGATGCTCTTCCCAGGACTTCTCCATTCGGGACTGGATTGCTAGAGAGAGGTGTAGAGGCTGTGAATCTAATGTTGAGGTTGCACCCAAAGCCGTCCCTGAGGATGATCAGACAGAAGCTCAGGATGTTGCTTCCGAAGGACCTCCACCTTCTGCGTCCCCGCACACCCCGCCACTAACAGAGGAGCACGTTAACAGTAGTGGACTGCAAGGAAAAAATAAGCCCTCTCTCGGGGCAGATGCTCACCCACACAAACTCTCTGGAGCCCAAGTTGTCCGCTCACGGTTCTACCAATATCTGTGA